The proteins below come from a single Campylobacter concisus genomic window:
- a CDS encoding response regulator transcription factor — MVRILLVEDDEILLDLISEYLSENGYDVTTSNNAKDALDLAYEQNFDLLILDVKLPQGDGFSLLSSLRELGVSAPSIFTTSLNTIDDLEKGYKSGCDDYLKKPFELKELLIRIQALLKRNFSHHSGDAIKISSEFSFHPQSKTLSKDGKNVNISSKESDLLALFLQNKGKILTKDEIFNKIWKFDEEPSELSLRVYIKNLRQILGKDAILNRRGDGYVYV; from the coding sequence ATGGTTAGAATTTTGCTCGTTGAAGATGATGAAATTTTACTTGATCTCATCAGTGAGTATCTAAGCGAAAATGGCTACGATGTCACCACTTCAAACAACGCAAAAGATGCACTTGATCTCGCCTACGAGCAAAATTTCGACCTGCTTATACTTGACGTCAAACTCCCACAAGGAGATGGCTTTTCACTTCTTTCTTCCTTAAGAGAGCTAGGTGTTAGCGCACCTAGTATCTTTACCACCTCGCTAAATACTATTGATGATCTTGAAAAAGGCTACAAAAGTGGCTGCGACGACTATCTAAAAAAGCCATTTGAGCTAAAAGAGCTGCTTATCCGCATACAAGCACTTCTAAAGAGAAATTTCTCACATCACAGTGGAGATGCGATCAAAATTTCAAGCGAATTTAGCTTTCATCCACAGAGCAAAACACTAAGCAAAGATGGTAAAAATGTAAATATCTCTAGTAAAGAGAGCGACCTACTCGCCCTATTTTTGCAAAACAAAGGCAAAATTTTAACCAAAGATGAAATTTTTAATAAAATTTGGAAATTTGACGAGGAGCCAAGCGAGCTTAGCCTTCGTGTCTATATCAAAAATTTACGCCAAATTTTAGGCAAAGATGCCATATTAAATAGGCGTGGAGATGGCTACGTCTATGTCTGA
- a CDS encoding pyruvate kinase, whose product MKKLLLVALGAMFMFGDIANATEMMKKDDMGKDEMMKKEQMMKDDMAKKPMVKKDEMKKDDMGMKDEMKKDDMGMKKDEMKKGM is encoded by the coding sequence ATGAAGAAATTACTACTAGTTGCACTTGGTGCTATGTTTATGTTTGGTGATATTGCAAATGCTACTGAAATGATGAAAAAAGATGACATGGGCAAAGACGAGATGATGAAGAAAGAGCAGATGATGAAAGATGACATGGCTAAAAAACCCATGGTAAAAAAAGATGAGATGAAAAAAGACGACATGGGCATGAAAGATGAAATGAAGAAAGACGACATGGGTATGAAAAAAGACGAAATGAAAAAAGGTATGTAA
- a CDS encoding AEC family transporter: protein MNFTPLFAIFFIIATGFFAKKVGIVEQKHSIPFVDFVLCFAMPALIFDKIYHVNVDVSLINTILIGFGSTAISAVIALVLGKIFKFTKVTTVSMVMLSLFGNTLFVGMPVIQGFFGDAMVNEVIFYDQIATGIPLSILGPLILSFAAPEKVSLFQNTMKILKFPPFIALIMALILKEVPLPEFIFAPLRMFEGSVTPVALFAIGVGLNFSSITSSYKGVSVVLLCKMILPAIVFFIILKFSGIQMNRTWVVGLFQCAMPTSALASAMVIKAGLDSSLAISSVAIGVLFSFITLPVIYFVFA, encoded by the coding sequence ATGAACTTCACTCCACTTTTTGCAATTTTTTTCATAATCGCAACTGGTTTTTTTGCTAAAAAAGTCGGCATTGTTGAGCAAAAGCACTCGATCCCATTCGTGGATTTTGTCCTTTGTTTTGCAATGCCTGCGCTAATCTTTGACAAAATTTATCACGTAAACGTCGACGTTTCGCTTATAAATACAATTTTAATTGGCTTTGGCTCAACAGCTATCAGTGCTGTCATAGCATTGGTGCTTGGCAAGATCTTTAAATTTACTAAAGTAACAACTGTTAGTATGGTCATGCTAAGCCTTTTTGGCAACACACTATTTGTCGGTATGCCTGTCATTCAGGGATTCTTTGGCGATGCGATGGTAAATGAAGTCATCTTTTACGATCAAATAGCCACTGGTATCCCACTTTCGATCCTTGGACCACTTATTCTCTCTTTTGCTGCACCAGAGAAGGTTTCTCTATTTCAAAATACGATGAAAATTTTAAAATTTCCGCCATTTATCGCGCTTATTATGGCTCTTATCTTAAAAGAAGTTCCTTTGCCTGAGTTTATCTTTGCTCCACTTAGGATGTTTGAAGGTAGCGTTACTCCGGTGGCACTTTTTGCGATTGGTGTTGGTCTTAACTTTAGTAGTATCACAAGCTCCTATAAAGGCGTTAGCGTTGTGCTTTTGTGTAAGATGATCTTGCCAGCTATCGTATTTTTCATCATATTAAAATTTTCAGGTATCCAAATGAATAGAACATGGGTAGTTGGTCTTTTTCAATGTGCAATGCCAACATCAGCCCTTGCAAGTGCGATGGTCATAAAAGCTGGGCTTGATAGCTCGCTAGCCATCTCATCAGTGGCCATAGGCGTGCTTTTTTCATTTATCACGCTTCCAGTTATCTATTTTGTATTTGCGTAA